In a genomic window of Sphingomonas lutea:
- a CDS encoding YggT family protein: protein MFLALISIADLLLSVLMWIIIIQVILSWLFVFNVLNTSSGGVRAFSLALEKITAPIYRPIRKILPDFGGIDFSPLIVLILIQVLKKLLAGVAMEYSYA from the coding sequence ATGTTCCTCGCCCTCATTTCCATCGCGGACCTGCTGCTCAGCGTGCTGATGTGGATCATCATCATCCAGGTGATCCTCAGCTGGCTGTTCGTCTTCAATGTCCTCAACACCAGTTCCGGCGGGGTTCGCGCCTTCTCCCTCGCGCTCGAGAAGATTACCGCACCGATTTACCGCCCGATCCGCAAGATCCTGCCCGATTTCGGCGGCATCGACTTTTCGCCGCTGATCGTCCTGATCCTGATCCAGGTGCTCAAGAAGCTGCTGGCCGGGGTCGCGATGGAATATTCCTACGCCTGA
- the folD gene encoding bifunctional methylenetetrahydrofolate dehydrogenase/methenyltetrahydrofolate cyclohydrolase FolD yields MTARRIDGKAAAAALRERVAAGVAAFRAKAGRAPGLATVLVGEDPASAVYIRSKNRATAEAGMESFHHQLPDTISEAELLDLVGRLNADPAVDGILVQLPLPGHIDASRVIETIEPSKDVDGFHAMNAGRLATGLPAMVPCTPLGCLQMLKDELGSLSGANAVVIGRSNIVGKPMAQLLLGESATVTIAHSRTRDLPDVVRRADVVVAAVGRPEMVRGDWIKPGAIVIDVGINRVPTDDGKGRLVGDVAFDEAAEVAAAITPVPGGVGPMTIAMLMRNTLVAAHRRAGLNDPEGL; encoded by the coding sequence ATGACCGCGCGGCGTATCGACGGCAAAGCCGCCGCGGCGGCGCTTCGAGAGCGGGTCGCGGCGGGCGTTGCCGCGTTCCGCGCCAAGGCCGGCCGCGCGCCGGGCCTCGCCACCGTCCTGGTCGGGGAGGATCCGGCGAGTGCGGTCTATATCCGCTCCAAGAATCGCGCGACCGCCGAAGCGGGGATGGAAAGTTTCCACCACCAGTTGCCCGACACGATCAGCGAGGCGGAATTGCTCGACCTCGTCGGGCGTCTCAACGCCGACCCAGCGGTCGACGGCATCCTCGTCCAGCTGCCCCTACCCGGCCACATCGATGCGTCGCGCGTGATCGAGACGATCGAACCCTCCAAGGACGTTGATGGCTTCCACGCCATGAATGCCGGACGGCTGGCAACCGGCCTGCCCGCAATGGTGCCGTGCACGCCGCTCGGTTGCCTGCAGATGCTGAAGGATGAGCTTGGCAGCCTGTCCGGCGCCAATGCCGTCGTCATCGGCCGGTCGAACATCGTCGGCAAGCCGATGGCCCAGCTGCTGCTCGGCGAAAGCGCCACGGTGACCATTGCCCACTCGCGCACCCGCGACCTGCCCGATGTCGTCCGCCGCGCGGACGTCGTCGTCGCCGCGGTCGGCCGGCCGGAGATGGTGCGCGGCGACTGGATCAAGCCGGGCGCGATCGTCATCGACGTCGGCATCAACCGCGTGCCGACCGACGACGGCAAGGGCCGCCTGGTCGGCGACGTGGCGTTTGACGAAGCGGCCGAAGTGGCCGCCGCCATCACCCCCGTGCCTGGCGGGGTCGGGCCGATGACCATCGCCATGCTGATGCGCAACACCCTGGTCGCAGCGCACCGCCGCGCAGGCCTGAACGACCCGGAGGGTCTATGA
- a CDS encoding phosphatase PAP2 family protein, with protein MSERSWLVPSLVLTVALGTLALALMPDWSGVLPALGLLPLWLFASAALASVTAFVTMLMRGVKSPIGHIIHTVRTDWRGLAMIGGGIAIAGLNMVAFMWAKPLLNHYVPFWADPLLAGFDRLLFLGHDPWRLLGWLNGFGTALFYHRGWFAMMIVTLLVVFCQPASARKSAVLITYFLLWSVLGPVIHILLPAAGPVFYQKLGYGSDFAGIQVPAEMVQMSDYLWRTYAGAGFGPGSGISAMPSMHIATTAWMVIAIYALARRWTWAMAAPGFVIFLLSISLGWHYAADGVVGALAALGCYRLALAYYEGRLKLPLLPAQPAAPAAAD; from the coding sequence ATGAGCGAGCGTAGCTGGCTGGTTCCGAGCCTGGTGCTGACGGTGGCGCTGGGCACGCTTGCGCTGGCCCTGATGCCCGACTGGTCGGGCGTCCTTCCAGCCCTTGGCCTGCTGCCGTTATGGCTGTTCGCAAGCGCTGCGCTGGCCAGCGTCACCGCCTTCGTCACCATGCTGATGCGCGGCGTGAAGAGCCCGATCGGTCACATCATCCACACCGTCCGCACCGATTGGCGCGGGCTGGCAATGATCGGCGGCGGCATCGCCATCGCCGGGCTGAACATGGTCGCCTTCATGTGGGCCAAGCCGCTGCTCAACCATTACGTGCCGTTCTGGGCGGACCCCCTGCTGGCCGGATTCGACCGGCTGCTGTTCCTGGGGCATGATCCGTGGAGATTGCTCGGCTGGCTGAACGGCTTCGGCACGGCGCTCTTCTATCACCGCGGCTGGTTCGCAATGATGATCGTCACGCTGCTGGTGGTGTTCTGCCAGCCGGCGTCGGCGCGCAAATCGGCGGTGCTCATCACCTATTTCCTGCTGTGGTCGGTGCTTGGTCCCGTGATCCACATCCTGCTGCCCGCGGCGGGACCGGTGTTCTACCAGAAACTGGGCTACGGCAGCGACTTCGCCGGCATCCAGGTGCCGGCCGAAATGGTGCAGATGTCCGACTATCTGTGGCGTACCTACGCCGGCGCTGGCTTCGGTCCGGGCAGCGGGATTTCGGCCATGCCCTCGATGCACATTGCGACCACGGCGTGGATGGTCATCGCCATCTACGCCCTCGCGCGGCGCTGGACCTGGGCGATGGCGGCGCCGGGCTTCGTCATCTTCCTGCTCTCGATCAGCCTTGGCTGGCATTATGCCGCCGACGGCGTCGTGGGTGCGCTGGCCGCACTCGGCTGCTACCGTCTTGCGCTCGCTTATTACGAAGGACGCTTGAAGCTGCCGCTGCTGCCGGCCCAGCCAGCCGCGCCGGCGGCCGCCGACTAA
- a CDS encoding AcrB/AcrD/AcrF family protein, giving the protein MAQRKDETLEQRAVGLLERHWKLLVIIVWLGFAAWSVYSKWPDIRFFNLADTDDNMRMMQVRGLLAGQDWYDLRQYRMNVPAGLDMHWSRLVDLPLAGLILFLKPLLGGATAERAAVAIAPFLPFLVMLFALALTARRLISPRAYLLVFLALFFAGSTNGMFRPTRIDHHGWQLAFLAIAVAGIADPRKVRGGLTLGFATAASLAIGLELLIYLAIGGVAMTLFWVQERDEAERLRAYAVALGGGTAAAFLLFASNANWQAVCDALSPVWLANALVGSALLFGLAWISPSDWKHRLALGVGAGLIIAAFHAFMWPHCLQRLEGVSPEVEQLWLSHVREARPVWAHGWRVAPLIVALPITGIVGWGVLVWLRRNDPEALRRTLAASAPGLVAALLLMWQTRTGPAAQMLATIGAAALLWWVVPKVWNATRGIVRVLAVTAVVLICAGAAVPFLMEQLPPKPQTNRTIAIGKANRLCNSLWGLRAVGLQPKGMVFTFVDLGPRLINVTHHDAVTGPYHRNGEQIGDVMNAFRGNADQARRIMRKYGADYLLTCPNSSTTTIFMSETPKGFYGQLSRGQVPGWLQPVQLPAGSPYRMWRVID; this is encoded by the coding sequence ATGGCCCAGCGCAAGGACGAGACACTGGAGCAACGCGCCGTGGGCCTGCTCGAACGCCACTGGAAGCTGCTCGTAATCATCGTGTGGCTCGGCTTCGCGGCCTGGTCGGTCTATTCGAAATGGCCCGACATCCGCTTCTTCAACCTCGCCGATACCGACGACAACATGCGCATGATGCAGGTCCGCGGGCTGCTCGCGGGGCAGGACTGGTACGACCTGCGCCAGTATCGGATGAATGTACCGGCGGGCCTCGACATGCATTGGTCGCGACTGGTGGACCTTCCCCTTGCCGGCCTGATCCTCTTCCTGAAGCCGCTTCTCGGGGGCGCGACGGCCGAACGCGCGGCGGTGGCAATTGCGCCCTTCCTGCCCTTTCTCGTCATGCTCTTCGCGCTGGCACTGACCGCCCGCCGGCTGATCTCCCCGCGGGCTTACCTCCTCGTCTTCCTGGCCTTGTTCTTCGCCGGCTCGACCAATGGCATGTTCCGACCGACGCGAATCGATCATCACGGCTGGCAGCTCGCGTTCCTGGCGATCGCGGTCGCGGGGATCGCGGATCCGCGGAAAGTCCGCGGCGGCCTGACGCTGGGTTTCGCAACCGCAGCGTCGCTGGCGATCGGCCTTGAACTGCTGATCTATCTGGCGATCGGAGGCGTCGCCATGACGCTTTTCTGGGTCCAGGAGCGGGACGAGGCGGAGCGGCTGCGCGCTTATGCCGTGGCGCTTGGCGGCGGGACCGCAGCGGCGTTCCTTCTCTTCGCCTCCAACGCCAATTGGCAGGCCGTCTGCGACGCCTTGTCGCCTGTCTGGCTTGCAAATGCCTTGGTGGGGAGTGCCCTGCTGTTCGGATTGGCCTGGATCTCCCCTTCAGACTGGAAGCATCGTCTGGCGCTCGGGGTCGGCGCGGGGCTGATCATCGCCGCCTTCCACGCGTTCATGTGGCCGCACTGCCTGCAGCGGCTCGAGGGCGTATCGCCGGAGGTCGAGCAATTATGGCTAAGCCATGTGCGCGAAGCGCGGCCGGTATGGGCGCACGGGTGGCGCGTCGCACCGCTCATCGTCGCGCTGCCGATCACCGGGATCGTCGGATGGGGCGTGCTCGTCTGGCTTCGTCGCAACGATCCCGAAGCGCTTCGGCGGACCCTTGCGGCCTCGGCCCCCGGCCTTGTCGCCGCGCTTCTGCTGATGTGGCAAACGCGGACCGGTCCGGCGGCGCAAATGCTCGCGACGATCGGGGCCGCGGCGCTTTTGTGGTGGGTTGTGCCAAAGGTCTGGAACGCCACCCGCGGTATCGTTCGCGTGCTTGCGGTCACCGCCGTCGTCCTGATCTGCGCGGGGGCTGCCGTGCCATTCTTGATGGAGCAGCTGCCGCCCAAGCCGCAAACCAACCGCACGATCGCCATCGGCAAGGCCAATCGGCTGTGCAATTCGCTCTGGGGTCTCCGCGCGGTAGGCCTGCAGCCCAAGGGGATGGTGTTCACTTTCGTCGACCTTGGCCCCCGCCTGATCAACGTCACGCACCACGATGCGGTTACGGGACCGTACCACCGCAATGGCGAACAGATCGGCGACGTGATGAACGCCTTTCGCGGAAATGCGGACCAGGCGCGGCGCATCATGCGCAAATATGGGGCTGACTATCTGCTCACGTGCCCGAACAGTTCGACCACGACGATCTTCATGTCGGAAACGCCGAAGGGCTTTTACGGCCAATTGTCGCGGGGCCAGGTGCCGGGCTGGCTGCAGCCGGTGCAACTGCCCGCGGGTTCGCCATACCGCATGTGGCGAGTGATCGACTAG
- a CDS encoding SAM-dependent methyltransferase, with the protein MPGRPAQTFGPTGGKHFTIALTDRKVAFDIVRNPRLGLGEAYMDGRLTIEDGTILDLMEMIVGANRWEDGGAGRKALNKRKSKGKFLRWLKPNDFGRARRNVAHHYDLKDELYELFLDDDKQYSCAYFTDPANSLEQAQAHKKAHIAAKLALRPGLRVLDIGSGWGGMALYLHKVADVDVLGVTLSEHQLKIARERAAAAGVADRVKFELIDYRQLDKTFDRIVSVGMFEHVGLKHYDEFFAKCRDLLNPDGVMLVHTIGKLGNPSKGPDPFTDKYIFPGYHLPSLAQMAEASARARLISADVENLRRHYGYTLRHWLARATAARAEIEAMYDARFFRMWEYYLSGGVVMFETGAACNYQVQYVRDRNALPITRDYMFEAEGRYREIAAAK; encoded by the coding sequence ATGCCCGGCCGGCCGGCGCAGACATTCGGGCCCACGGGCGGAAAGCATTTCACGATCGCATTGACCGACCGCAAGGTCGCGTTCGACATCGTGCGCAACCCGCGGCTTGGCCTTGGCGAAGCCTATATGGACGGTCGTCTGACAATCGAGGACGGGACGATTCTCGACCTCATGGAGATGATCGTCGGCGCCAATCGCTGGGAGGACGGCGGGGCGGGGCGCAAGGCGCTCAACAAGCGCAAAAGCAAGGGCAAGTTCCTGCGCTGGCTAAAGCCGAACGACTTCGGGCGCGCGCGGCGCAACGTCGCGCATCATTACGACCTTAAGGACGAGCTCTACGAACTCTTCCTCGACGACGACAAGCAATATAGCTGCGCTTACTTCACCGACCCCGCCAACAGCCTGGAACAGGCGCAGGCCCACAAGAAGGCGCACATCGCCGCCAAGCTCGCGCTCCGGCCCGGGCTGCGCGTGCTCGACATCGGCAGCGGCTGGGGCGGAATGGCGCTCTATCTGCACAAGGTCGCGGACGTCGACGTGCTTGGTGTCACCTTGTCCGAACATCAGCTCAAGATCGCGCGCGAACGCGCGGCGGCGGCGGGCGTCGCCGACCGGGTGAAGTTCGAGCTGATCGACTACCGCCAGCTCGACAAAACCTTCGACCGCATCGTGTCGGTCGGCATGTTCGAACATGTCGGGCTGAAACATTATGACGAATTTTTCGCCAAGTGCCGCGATCTGCTGAACCCCGATGGCGTGATGCTGGTGCACACCATCGGAAAGCTCGGCAACCCGTCGAAGGGGCCGGACCCGTTCACCGACAAATATATCTTCCCCGGCTACCATTTGCCGTCGCTGGCGCAGATGGCGGAGGCGAGCGCGCGGGCGCGGCTGATCTCCGCAGATGTCGAGAATTTGCGACGCCATTACGGCTACACGTTGCGCCACTGGCTGGCCCGCGCGACCGCGGCGCGGGCGGAGATCGAAGCGATGTACGACGCACGCTTCTTCCGCATGTGGGAATATTATCTGTCGGGCGGCGTGGTGATGTTCGAGACCGGGGCGGCGTGCAATTACCAGGTACAATATGTGCGCGACCGCAATGCGCTGCCGATCACCCGCGACTACATGTTCGAGGCCGAGGGGCGGTACCGCGAGATTGCCGCGGCCAAATGA
- a CDS encoding class I SAM-dependent methyltransferase → MERVVYEQMAELDQRHWWYRARREVVAALIRRLAPPPPGARILEVGCGTGHNLAMLERFGTVDAVELDEEARAMAAKRLGRVVHDAPLPELKGISEGAYDLVGAFDVIEHIDDDAAALASIAARLKPGGKLVMTVPAHQWMWSAHDVVNHHKRRYSKSALRRLIEGSPLTLEAVGYFNSLLFPVAVTERMASKLRGKENADLALPARPLNLALERTFAAERHLIGRVPLPPGLSLFAVASAK, encoded by the coding sequence ATGGAGCGCGTCGTCTACGAGCAGATGGCGGAGCTCGACCAGCGCCACTGGTGGTACCGGGCACGGCGGGAGGTTGTCGCCGCCCTGATCCGGCGCCTCGCGCCCCCGCCGCCAGGGGCGCGCATCCTCGAAGTGGGCTGCGGCACCGGCCATAATCTCGCAATGCTTGAACGCTTCGGTACGGTCGATGCGGTCGAGCTTGACGAAGAAGCGCGCGCCATGGCGGCCAAGCGGCTGGGGCGCGTGGTGCACGACGCGCCGTTGCCCGAGCTCAAGGGCATCTCCGAAGGTGCCTACGACCTCGTTGGCGCCTTCGATGTGATCGAACATATCGATGACGACGCGGCGGCGCTGGCGTCGATCGCGGCGCGACTGAAGCCTGGCGGGAAACTGGTCATGACGGTTCCCGCCCACCAGTGGATGTGGTCGGCGCACGATGTCGTGAACCATCACAAGCGGCGATATTCGAAATCCGCGCTGCGCCGGCTGATCGAGGGGTCGCCGCTGACGCTGGAAGCCGTCGGTTATTTCAACAGCCTTCTCTTTCCCGTCGCCGTTACCGAGCGCATGGCGTCGAAGCTGCGCGGCAAGGAAAATGCCGATCTGGCACTGCCGGCGCGACCGCTCAACCTCGCGCTCGAGCGGACCTTCGCGGCGGAACGTCACTTGATCGGGCGCGTGCCCTTGCCGCCCGGCCTGTCGCTGTTCGCGGTGGCATCGGCCAAGTAA
- a CDS encoding EF-hand domain-containing protein, producing MKSLAMIAASVVALSFAPAAAQPVQPMNPAPARMAAPQSRAQVVENIRATFARLDADRDGALTRAEAQAGRAMRGQRMRGNAQRNRGQARTAAFDRFDTNRDGAISRAEWDAMTALRQQRRAAMGGQARGPRMARMGGLGGRMFDTADVDRDGRVTLAEAQNAALQRFDRTDINRDGQVTREERRLMRQQMRAQRRG from the coding sequence ATGAAGTCACTTGCAATGATCGCTGCAAGCGTCGTCGCATTGTCCTTTGCGCCCGCGGCGGCGCAGCCCGTGCAGCCGATGAATCCCGCGCCAGCGCGCATGGCCGCGCCGCAAAGCCGCGCGCAGGTGGTCGAGAATATCCGCGCAACCTTCGCTCGCCTCGATGCCGACCGCGACGGCGCCCTGACCAGAGCCGAGGCGCAGGCCGGCCGTGCGATGCGCGGACAGCGGATGCGCGGCAACGCCCAGCGCAATCGCGGGCAGGCGCGCACCGCCGCCTTCGACCGCTTCGACACCAATCGCGACGGCGCCATCTCGCGCGCCGAGTGGGACGCGATGACCGCGCTGCGTCAGCAGCGCCGCGCCGCGATGGGCGGCCAGGCCCGCGGTCCGCGCATGGCCCGCATGGGCGGCCTTGGCGGACGCATGTTCGACACCGCGGACGTCGACCGCGATGGTCGCGTGACGCTGGCCGAGGCGCAGAATGCCGCACTGCAGCGCTTCGACCGCACCGACATCAACCGCGACGGTCAGGTCACGCGCGAAGAGCGGCGCCTGATGCGCCAGCAAATGCGCGCGCAGCGCCGCGGCTAG
- a CDS encoding glycosyltransferase family 2 protein, translating into MPRLSIVVPCFNEEACLPALHERLTGAARDAAGEDYEIVLVNDGSRDGSWAIMQRLAESDPRLVAVNLSRNHGHQLALTAGLDLCRGQRIFIIDADLQDPPELLKDMLATMESEAADVVYGVRRSRAGETAFKRATAHGFYRLLSRATDVDIPVDTGDFRLMSRRALDALLAMPEQARFIRGMVAWIGFKQMPFPYDRSERFAGTTKYPLGKMIRFALDALTGFSSAPLKLASHAGLALSVGSVLLILYIAYAWSAGRNVPGWTSLMLIVVVLGAIQMFVLALMGEYIGRLYNEAKQRPLYIVQEIAGGDPRPGRLGYLADATANSDRPGGKGTRPIK; encoded by the coding sequence ATGCCACGGCTGTCGATCGTCGTTCCCTGCTTCAACGAGGAAGCCTGCCTGCCCGCGCTGCATGAGCGGCTGACGGGGGCGGCGCGCGATGCAGCGGGCGAGGATTATGAAATCGTGCTGGTCAACGACGGTTCGCGCGACGGCAGCTGGGCGATCATGCAGCGCCTGGCGGAAAGCGATCCGCGCCTGGTCGCGGTCAACCTTTCGCGCAACCACGGGCACCAACTGGCGCTGACCGCCGGGCTCGACCTGTGCCGCGGGCAACGCATCTTCATCATCGATGCCGACCTCCAGGATCCGCCGGAACTGCTCAAGGACATGCTCGCGACGATGGAATCGGAAGCGGCCGACGTGGTCTATGGCGTGCGCCGGAGCCGCGCGGGCGAGACCGCGTTCAAGCGGGCCACGGCGCACGGCTTCTACCGCCTGCTCAGCCGCGCCACCGACGTCGACATCCCGGTCGATACCGGCGACTTCCGGCTGATGAGCCGGCGCGCGCTCGACGCGCTTCTGGCGATGCCCGAGCAGGCGCGGTTCATCCGCGGCATGGTCGCATGGATCGGGTTCAAGCAAATGCCTTTCCCCTACGACCGTTCGGAGCGGTTCGCGGGGACGACCAAATATCCGCTGGGCAAGATGATCCGCTTCGCGCTCGATGCGCTGACCGGCTTCTCCTCCGCCCCGCTGAAGCTCGCCAGCCATGCCGGCCTTGCGCTGTCGGTCGGTTCGGTGCTGCTCATCCTTTACATTGCCTACGCCTGGAGCGCGGGGCGCAACGTTCCCGGCTGGACCTCGCTGATGCTGATCGTCGTGGTACTCGGCGCGATCCAGATGTTCGTGCTGGCGCTGATGGGCGAATATATCGGCCGCCTGTACAATGAAGCCAAGCAGCGGCCGCTGTACATCGTGCAGGAGATCGCCGGCGGCGACCCGCGCCCGGGGCGGCTCGGTTACTTGGCCGATGCCACCGCGAACAGCGACAGGCCGGGCGGCAAGGGCACGCGCCCGATCAAGTGA
- the egtD gene encoding L-histidine N(alpha)-methyltransferase, whose amino-acid sequence MLATLDDQTLAFRKDVLAGLAAPVPAIPARWLYDRRGSELFDDITRLPEYYPTRTETALLQQVMPQVAARLPAGAAVIEFGAGSATKTPILLKGIHPAAYVPVDISGDYLRASAADLQREFPNLEVIPVVADFMRKFDLPGGLDGLPRIGFFPGSTIGNFVPWSATNLLRQFRDLLGDRSKLLIGMDRLKDVDRLVAAYDDPRGVTAEFNLNLLERINRELGGDVPVDAFAHDARWNEMMSRIEMHLVATRDVTFEIDGQRFDFAAGASIHTENSHKYGPNGARLMLLAGGWTPIAEWTDRQEDFAVILAEAQPERFAP is encoded by the coding sequence TTGCTCGCGACGCTTGACGACCAGACGCTGGCCTTCCGCAAGGACGTGCTTGCCGGCCTGGCCGCGCCCGTCCCCGCAATCCCCGCGCGCTGGTTGTACGATCGTCGCGGGTCGGAGCTGTTCGACGACATCACCCGCCTGCCCGAATATTATCCGACGCGGACCGAGACGGCGTTGCTGCAACAGGTCATGCCGCAGGTTGCCGCGCGGCTCCCCGCCGGCGCGGCGGTGATCGAATTCGGCGCGGGATCGGCGACCAAGACGCCGATCCTGCTCAAAGGCATCCACCCCGCCGCTTACGTGCCGGTCGATATCTCGGGCGACTATCTGCGGGCTAGCGCGGCCGATCTGCAAAGGGAGTTCCCCAACCTCGAGGTGATCCCCGTCGTCGCCGATTTCATGCGCAAGTTCGATCTGCCCGGCGGTCTCGACGGCTTGCCGCGCATCGGCTTCTTTCCCGGTTCGACCATCGGCAATTTCGTGCCGTGGAGCGCGACCAACTTGCTGCGGCAGTTTCGCGATCTCCTGGGCGATCGCTCCAAATTGCTGATCGGGATGGATCGCCTGAAAGACGTCGATCGCCTGGTTGCCGCTTATGATGATCCGCGGGGTGTCACTGCCGAGTTCAACCTCAACCTGCTGGAGCGCATCAACCGCGAATTGGGTGGCGACGTGCCGGTCGACGCCTTCGCCCACGATGCCCGCTGGAACGAGATGATGTCGCGCATCGAAATGCACCTGGTGGCGACGCGCGACGTGACGTTCGAGATCGACGGCCAGCGCTTCGACTTTGCCGCGGGCGCGTCGATTCACACCGAAAACAGCCACAAATACGGCCCCAACGGCGCGCGGCTGATGCTTCTTGCCGGCGGCTGGACACCGATCGCCGAATGGACCGACCGGCAAGAGGATTTTGCCGTGATCCTGGCCGAGGCGCAGCCCGAACGCTTCGCCCCGTAG
- a CDS encoding MarC family protein → MIELFSSALITLLVIIDPPGCAPIFASLTSEAAEAERRRMAIRSCIVAWCILTFFALLGEPLLKHLGISLSAFRLAGGIMLFMIALDMVFERRTERREKRAEEIQNTPEVEDISVFPMAIPMIAGPGSIASVMLLNARAEGLTESLTVLAAMTLVILLTLLALLAAGPLMRFVGAKVEAMITRILGVILAALATQFVLDGLERSLPGLAGA, encoded by the coding sequence ATGATCGAACTGTTCAGCTCGGCCCTGATCACCTTGCTGGTGATCATCGACCCGCCGGGCTGCGCGCCGATCTTCGCCTCGCTGACCAGCGAGGCCGCGGAGGCCGAACGGCGACGCATGGCAATCCGGTCGTGCATCGTTGCCTGGTGTATCTTGACCTTCTTCGCCCTGCTTGGGGAACCGCTGCTCAAGCACCTCGGCATCTCGCTTTCGGCCTTTCGGCTCGCGGGCGGCATCATGCTGTTCATGATCGCGCTCGACATGGTGTTCGAACGCCGCACCGAGCGCCGCGAGAAGCGTGCCGAGGAAATCCAGAACACGCCCGAGGTCGAGGACATCAGCGTCTTCCCGATGGCCATCCCGATGATCGCCGGGCCCGGGTCGATTGCGTCGGTCATGTTGCTCAACGCACGCGCCGAGGGCCTTACGGAATCCCTCACCGTGCTCGCGGCGATGACCCTGGTCATCCTGCTCACGCTGCTCGCCTTGCTTGCCGCCGGCCCGCTGATGCGCTTCGTCGGCGCGAAGGTGGAAGCGATGATCACCCGGATCCTGGGGGTGATCCTGGCAGCGCTTGCGACGCAGTTCGTGCTCGATGGCCTGGAACGGTCATTACCCGGTCTGGCGGGCGCCTAG
- a CDS encoding glycosyltransferase family 2 protein has product MKLIIQIPCFNEAESLPATLAALPRTLPGIDAIELLIIDDGSRDDTSGVARRWGVHHVVRHRTNRGLAAAFRSGLQRALDLGADIIVNTDADNQYEGADIAQLVAPIVAGQADVVIGDRRVRDNAHFGRVKRLLQRLGSAVVRRLSGTQVTDAVSGFRAITRSAAQRINITSDFSYTTEMLIQAGRKRMAVVSVPIRTNGAVRPSRLFSSIPQFIMNTGVTLVRAYMMYNPLRVFASIGLAAFLIGLAPMLRFAFFYFTGDGAGHVQSLVIGGVLMIVGVIAAMLGALADLIGRNRQLIEQMLERVRALESAVAAREDPAVAPAIKQRRAG; this is encoded by the coding sequence ATGAAGTTGATCATCCAGATCCCGTGCTTCAACGAGGCGGAAAGCCTTCCGGCGACACTCGCCGCCCTGCCGCGTACCCTGCCGGGGATCGACGCAATCGAGCTTTTGATCATCGACGACGGAAGCCGCGACGACACGTCCGGCGTGGCGCGCCGCTGGGGCGTTCATCACGTTGTTCGGCATCGTACCAATCGTGGTCTGGCAGCTGCCTTCCGCAGCGGATTGCAGCGCGCGCTTGACCTGGGCGCGGACATCATCGTCAACACCGATGCCGACAATCAGTATGAAGGCGCAGACATCGCCCAGCTGGTGGCGCCGATCGTTGCCGGCCAGGCCGACGTCGTCATCGGCGACCGCAGGGTTCGCGACAACGCGCACTTCGGCCGGGTCAAGCGGCTGCTCCAGCGCCTTGGAAGCGCCGTCGTCCGCCGCTTGTCGGGAACGCAGGTCACCGACGCCGTCAGCGGCTTTCGCGCCATCACGCGGTCGGCCGCGCAGCGGATCAACATCACGTCCGACTTTTCCTACACGACCGAAATGCTGATCCAGGCCGGCCGTAAGCGGATGGCCGTGGTTTCGGTGCCCATCCGCACCAACGGCGCGGTGCGCCCGTCGCGGCTGTTCAGTTCGATTCCGCAATTCATCATGAATACCGGCGTCACGCTGGTTCGCGCCTACATGATGTACAATCCGCTGCGCGTATTCGCGTCGATCGGCCTTGCCGCATTCCTCATCGGCCTGGCCCCCATGCTGCGCTTCGCCTTCTTCTATTTCACCGGCGACGGTGCGGGCCATGTCCAGTCGCTGGTCATTGGCGGCGTCCTGATGATCGTCGGGGTCATCGCCGCCATGCTGGGCGCGCTGGCCGATCTGATCGGCCGCAACCGTCAGCTGATCGAACAGATGCTGGAGCGCGTCCGTGCGCTGGAATCGGCGGTGGCAGCGCGGGAAGATCCGGCTGTGGCGCCCGCAATCAAGCAACGGCGCGCAGGCTGA
- a CDS encoding GtrA family protein, with amino-acid sequence MLSPSTLPPERRAMIGQLARFIVSGAFVTALGVGVYALVALGLRWHPQLGNFLAYVVAMATGYIMHSRWSFRDHGGERTGGTKLKFVIVSLASLALNSFWVWLLYTKLQWGRGAPIVPMLFVTPAVTFTLNRQWVFR; translated from the coding sequence GTGTTGAGTCCGTCCACCCTGCCGCCCGAGCGCCGCGCGATGATCGGCCAGCTTGCCCGCTTCATCGTCAGCGGCGCCTTCGTCACCGCGCTCGGCGTCGGCGTCTATGCGCTGGTGGCGCTCGGCCTGCGCTGGCATCCGCAGCTGGGCAATTTCCTGGCCTATGTCGTGGCCATGGCGACGGGTTACATCATGCACAGCCGCTGGAGCTTCCGCGACCATGGCGGTGAGCGCACCGGCGGGACCAAGCTCAAGTTCGTCATCGTCTCGCTTGCCAGCCTGGCACTCAACAGCTTCTGGGTGTGGCTGCTCTACACGAAGCTGCAATGGGGGCGCGGCGCGCCGATCGTGCCGATGCTGTTCGTGACCCCGGCCGTCACCTTCACGCTCAACCGTCAGTGGGTTTTCCGCTGA